In Acidobacteriota bacterium, a genomic segment contains:
- a CDS encoding GntR family transcriptional regulator — translation MADGPIQRQSLASAVADKLRDKIILGELQEGEQLRQDVIAAELQVSRIPVREAFRELLAEGLINITPNRGAVVSALQPSEVEELFHMRAVLEREVLRASIPRLTEEELAAAAAIHERFRQEVMVTGGVSAWGRLNSQFHAALYAGATMPQFKSVLRTINNNGDRYTRLQLFLTEGRERAVSEHQRLLDLSRARDVEAACELLVAHVRHAGESLRTLLESRRKT, via the coding sequence ATGGCAGACGGCCCGATTCAACGGCAGTCGCTGGCGTCGGCGGTGGCCGACAAGCTGCGCGACAAGATTATCCTAGGCGAATTGCAGGAAGGCGAACAATTGCGCCAGGATGTGATTGCGGCCGAACTGCAGGTCAGCCGGATTCCGGTGCGGGAGGCGTTCCGGGAGCTGCTGGCGGAGGGGCTGATCAACATCACGCCGAACCGGGGGGCGGTGGTGTCGGCGCTGCAGCCTTCCGAAGTCGAAGAGCTGTTCCATATGCGCGCGGTGCTGGAGCGGGAGGTGCTGCGGGCGTCGATTCCGCGGCTGACGGAGGAGGAGCTGGCCGCCGCGGCAGCGATTCACGAACGCTTCCGGCAGGAAGTGATGGTGACCGGCGGGGTCAGCGCGTGGGGACGATTGAACAGCCAGTTTCACGCCGCGCTGTACGCGGGGGCGACGATGCCGCAGTTCAAGTCCGTGCTGCGGACCATTAACAACAATGGCGACCGCTATACGCGGCTGCAGTTGTTTCTCACCGAAGGCCGCGAGCGTGCGGTGAGCGAGCATCAGCGGCTGCTGGATTTGAGCCGGGCGCGCGACGTCGAGGCCGCGTGTGAGCTGCTGGTGGCGCATGTGCGGCACGCGGGGGAATCGCTGCGGACGCTGCTGGAGTCGAGAAGGAAGACGTGA
- a CDS encoding FtsX-like permease family protein produces MQIEARMFRESWRSLRRAPAVSLAALLTLAIGLGVSFAIFNALYAALWQPLPYPHSDQLVTITGAYGTQMHGLNVSQPAMRQLADHSPTLAGVGLYSWDIGVITGHGPAKKESVLQAAPSLFRALSIGPSQGRAFNAADTRKGAEPVMIVSAPFARQRFGAASALGQTLAYNGIPHRIVGVVSPDFSSFLGGGNRLDIFLPLPPDTRMFAGRYGAIGRLRPGITPAAATQQASALAARLSQQYPRLRSNLGPLSFDVTSLAAANRDLGAVPKLLEGAALLLLWLACVNVASVLLARVTVRGQEFAIRLALGASRARLLRQILFEGLALGTAGGVLAWWIAWAALHATAGLHLPYWMSTSAPSGSPAPLLFAALISIAAGLLCSLLPAWRAAHSLAASQQSALAPRRLRGSVIAFEVALALVLAVSSALLIRTVMQLEARPSGFNPNHLLTAQVMLPQKQFTASSNAASNLLYTQMLDRARALPGVESAALASILPYTGTMFTTALLDGHDRQMQLAMISPGYLRTMQIPLLHGRAFAATDTANAPGAVIVSHRLASQWWPDQNALGKQFNLHWAGRKGPWTVIGIAHDVHEDNSGPLSAAGRAYFSRVQFPQSGYSLVLRAHGDPAALTPPLRHLVAALAPNAVFTPQTMTGIMQGEISSQRFLELVLELAALLALALAAIGIYGTVSYWVSQRTQEMGVRLALGSSRAGVTSLVIGRALRWAVIGAIVGGAAAYAAGRSLATLLYHVSPGDPASLAIGIAILLAVALLAAWLPARRAARVNPVEALRHE; encoded by the coding sequence ATGCAGATAGAAGCCCGCATGTTCCGCGAGAGCTGGCGCAGCCTCAGGCGCGCTCCCGCCGTCAGCCTGGCCGCGCTGCTCACCCTGGCCATCGGCCTCGGCGTCAGCTTCGCCATCTTCAACGCTCTGTACGCAGCGCTCTGGCAACCGCTGCCGTATCCCCACAGCGACCAGTTGGTCACCATCACCGGCGCCTACGGCACACAAATGCACGGCCTGAACGTATCGCAGCCTGCCATGCGGCAACTCGCCGATCATAGCCCAACCCTCGCCGGCGTCGGCCTTTATTCCTGGGACATCGGCGTCATCACCGGCCATGGCCCCGCGAAAAAAGAAAGCGTGCTGCAGGCCGCGCCCAGCCTATTTCGCGCGCTCAGCATCGGCCCCAGCCAGGGCCGCGCCTTCAACGCTGCCGACACCCGTAAAGGCGCCGAGCCCGTCATGATCGTCAGCGCTCCCTTTGCCCGTCAGCGTTTCGGCGCCGCCTCCGCCCTTGGCCAGACCCTCGCTTACAACGGCATCCCGCACCGCATCGTCGGTGTCGTCTCGCCCGATTTTTCAAGCTTCCTCGGCGGCGGCAACCGCCTTGATATTTTTCTGCCGCTCCCGCCCGATACACGCATGTTCGCCGGCAGGTATGGCGCCATCGGACGCCTCCGCCCGGGCATCACGCCCGCCGCCGCCACCCAGCAAGCCTCAGCGCTCGCGGCGCGCTTGTCGCAGCAATATCCCCGGTTGCGCAGCAACCTGGGCCCGCTGTCGTTTGACGTGACCAGCCTCGCGGCGGCGAACCGCGACCTCGGCGCGGTCCCGAAACTACTCGAAGGCGCCGCGCTGCTCCTCCTGTGGTTGGCCTGCGTCAACGTCGCCAGCGTCCTGCTCGCCCGTGTCACCGTTCGCGGGCAGGAGTTCGCTATCCGCCTTGCCCTCGGGGCTTCCCGCGCCCGCCTCCTGCGCCAAATTCTCTTTGAAGGCCTGGCGCTCGGCACCGCCGGGGGCGTGCTCGCCTGGTGGATTGCCTGGGCCGCCCTGCATGCCACGGCCGGTCTCCACCTGCCCTATTGGATGTCGACCTCCGCGCCCTCCGGTTCGCCCGCCCCGCTTCTGTTTGCCGCCCTCATCAGCATCGCCGCCGGTCTGCTGTGCAGCCTCCTCCCCGCCTGGCGCGCCGCCCACAGCCTCGCCGCCTCGCAGCAATCCGCCCTCGCACCCCGCCGCCTGCGCGGCAGCGTGATTGCCTTTGAAGTCGCCCTCGCCCTGGTGCTCGCCGTCTCTTCGGCCTTGCTCATTCGCACCGTCATGCAGCTCGAAGCACGCCCCTCCGGCTTCAACCCCAATCACTTGCTCACCGCCCAGGTCATGCTCCCTCAGAAGCAGTTCACCGCTTCCAGCAACGCCGCCTCGAACCTGCTGTATACGCAGATGCTCGACCGCGCCCGCGCCCTGCCCGGCGTCGAATCCGCCGCGCTCGCCAGCATTCTGCCCTATACCGGAACCATGTTTACGACCGCCCTGCTCGACGGCCACGACCGGCAAATGCAGTTGGCGATGATTTCCCCCGGTTATCTCCGCACCATGCAGATCCCGCTGCTGCACGGCCGCGCCTTCGCCGCCACGGACACCGCGAATGCGCCCGGCGCCGTCATCGTGAGCCATCGGCTGGCCTCGCAGTGGTGGCCAGACCAGAACGCGCTCGGCAAGCAGTTCAATCTGCACTGGGCGGGTCGCAAGGGCCCCTGGACGGTGATCGGCATCGCCCACGACGTCCACGAAGACAATTCTGGTCCGCTTTCCGCCGCTGGCCGCGCCTACTTCTCGCGCGTGCAGTTCCCCCAGAGCGGCTACAGCCTGGTGCTCCGCGCCCACGGCGATCCCGCCGCGCTCACCCCACCGCTACGCCACCTGGTCGCCGCACTCGCACCCAACGCTGTTTTCACCCCCCAGACCATGACCGGCATCATGCAAGGCGAAATCTCGAGTCAGCGCTTCCTCGAGCTCGTGCTCGAGCTCGCCGCCCTGCTCGCCCTCGCGCTCGCCGCCATTGGCATCTACGGCACCGTCAGCTACTGGGTCAGCCAGCGCACCCAGGAAATGGGCGTCCGCCTTGCCCTGGGCTCCTCCCGCGCCGGCGTCACGTCGCTGGTCATCGGCCGCGCCCTGCGCTGGGCCGTCATCGGCGCCATCGTGGGCGGCGCCGCCGCCTACGCCGCTGGCCGCTCGCTCGCCACCCTCCTCTACCACGTCTCCCCCGGCGACCCCGCCAGCCTCGCCATCGGCATTGCCATCCTGCTCGCGGTGGCTCTCCTCGCCGCCTGGCTCCCCGCCCGCCGCGCCGCCCGCGTCAACCCCGTGGAAGCCCTCCGCCACGAGTGA
- a CDS encoding aldehyde dehydrogenase (NADP(+)) encodes MAAESFQARNPATGEWLDPVFHSASAADLERAAAGAAAAAPVYARCSGRERGAFLRAIAAHIEAAAPQIVARAGLETALPAARLQGESARTTAQLRMFAELIEEGSWVDARLDTAVEHPSAPRKPDLRSMLHPLGPVAVFGSSNFPLAFSVAGGDTTSALAGGNPVIVKAHPAHPGTSALVADAIRAAAAQTKMPEGVFSLLFDSGIAVGAALVQHPAIRAVGFTGSLQGGRKLMDLAAARPEPIPVYAEMGSVNPVFILPHALAERAASLAAGLVQSVTLGAGQFCTKPGLVLVPQTPAGDAFLQTTAEQMAAAPAFTLLTESIARSFRSGAAARAASTHVKTLAHPANAALSAWLFETTADQLLQQPHLGEELFGPATLAVRHGGKDDLLRVARSLGGHLTATLHATDDDLRENSGLIEVLTARVGRLVINGFPTGVAVTSAMVHGGPYPASSLPQSSVGTRAIVRFVRPVCYQDMPAFALPDELKDANPLRIWRLKDGNPSRD; translated from the coding sequence ATGGCGGCGGAAAGCTTTCAAGCCCGCAATCCTGCTACCGGCGAGTGGCTCGATCCGGTGTTTCACTCCGCCAGTGCGGCCGACCTCGAGCGCGCCGCAGCGGGCGCCGCGGCCGCAGCGCCCGTCTATGCGCGCTGCAGCGGCCGCGAGCGTGGCGCTTTTCTGCGCGCCATTGCCGCGCACATCGAGGCCGCCGCCCCCCAGATCGTCGCCCGTGCCGGGCTCGAGACGGCGCTGCCCGCCGCGCGCCTGCAGGGCGAATCCGCCCGCACCACGGCGCAATTACGGATGTTCGCGGAGCTGATTGAAGAAGGCTCGTGGGTGGATGCGCGCCTGGATACTGCGGTTGAGCATCCCAGCGCGCCTCGCAAGCCCGACCTCCGCAGTATGCTCCACCCCCTCGGCCCCGTCGCCGTTTTTGGGTCCAGCAATTTCCCCCTGGCATTTTCCGTCGCCGGCGGCGATACCACCTCGGCCTTAGCCGGCGGTAATCCCGTCATCGTCAAAGCCCATCCCGCCCATCCTGGCACCAGCGCCCTCGTAGCCGATGCCATCCGCGCCGCCGCCGCCCAGACCAAGATGCCCGAAGGCGTGTTCTCGCTGCTGTTCGATTCCGGCATCGCCGTCGGCGCCGCCCTCGTCCAGCACCCCGCCATCCGTGCCGTCGGCTTTACCGGCTCCCTCCAGGGCGGCCGCAAACTGATGGATCTCGCCGCCGCGCGCCCCGAACCAATTCCGGTCTACGCCGAAATGGGCAGCGTCAATCCCGTCTTCATTCTGCCCCACGCCCTCGCCGAGCGCGCCGCCTCGCTCGCCGCCGGCCTGGTGCAATCCGTCACCCTCGGCGCCGGCCAGTTCTGCACCAAGCCCGGCCTGGTGCTTGTGCCGCAAACCCCGGCGGGCGATGCTTTCCTGCAGACCACCGCCGAGCAAATGGCCGCCGCCCCGGCGTTCACGCTCCTCACCGAGTCCATCGCCCGCAGCTTCCGCTCCGGCGCCGCGGCCCGCGCCGCAAGTACCCACGTGAAAACTCTGGCGCACCCGGCCAACGCCGCCCTCTCCGCCTGGCTGTTCGAAACCACCGCTGACCAACTCCTGCAGCAGCCGCACCTGGGCGAAGAATTGTTCGGCCCCGCCACCCTCGCCGTCCGCCACGGCGGCAAAGACGATCTCCTGCGCGTCGCCCGCTCCCTCGGCGGCCATCTCACCGCCACGCTGCACGCTACCGACGACGATCTCCGCGAAAACTCCGGCCTCATCGAAGTCTTAACCGCCCGCGTCGGCCGTCTCGTCATCAACGGTTTCCCCACCGGCGTCGCCGTCACCTCCGCCATGGTCCACGGCGGCCCTTACCCCGCGTCCTCGCTCCCCCAAAGCTCGGTCGGCACCCGCGCCATCGTGCGTTTCGTCCGTCCCGTCTGCTACCAGGACATGCCCGCCTTCGCCCTCCCCGACGAGCTGAAGGACGCCAACCCCTTGCGCATCTGGCGCCTCAAAGACGGCAACCCCTCGCGGGATTAG
- a CDS encoding dihydrodipicolinate synthase family protein, whose amino-acid sequence MNWSGVLPAITTCFDTHLGVDHKFLESHARRLIAAGCTGIVALGSLGEAATLTPEEKRAILSTFLHALQGKAPLVAGIPALSTAEAVALARDAERLGCPALMALPPYVYLGDWRETKAHMSAILNATPLPCMLYNNPVAYGTDFLPEQIAELASEHANLEAVKESSTDARRVTAIRALCGDRLQVLVGVDDCVLEGTAMGAVGWIAGVTNALPEETVAMYRAAHHGAGEEAVELYRWLLPLLRMDTVPKFVQLIKLIQQEAGLGSERVRPPRLELAGAERDAALKTIRAVLAERPAAMAGKA is encoded by the coding sequence ATGAATTGGAGCGGTGTACTACCGGCAATCACAACCTGCTTCGATACCCACTTGGGGGTGGATCACAAATTTCTGGAATCCCACGCTCGCCGCCTGATCGCCGCCGGCTGTACCGGTATCGTGGCGCTGGGCTCGCTGGGCGAGGCGGCGACGCTGACGCCAGAAGAAAAGCGCGCCATTCTAAGCACCTTTCTTCACGCCCTCCAGGGCAAGGCGCCGCTGGTCGCGGGCATCCCGGCGCTGAGCACCGCCGAAGCCGTCGCGCTCGCGCGTGATGCCGAGCGGCTCGGTTGTCCGGCGCTGATGGCGTTGCCGCCGTATGTCTACCTCGGCGACTGGCGCGAAACCAAGGCGCACATGAGCGCTATTCTCAACGCCACCCCGCTGCCCTGCATGCTCTACAACAACCCGGTCGCCTACGGCACCGATTTCCTGCCCGAGCAGATCGCCGAGCTGGCGAGCGAGCACGCGAACCTCGAAGCCGTCAAGGAGTCGAGCACCGACGCCCGCCGCGTTACCGCCATTCGCGCCCTTTGCGGCGACCGCCTCCAGGTCCTGGTCGGCGTCGATGATTGTGTCCTCGAAGGCACCGCCATGGGCGCGGTAGGCTGGATCGCCGGCGTCACCAACGCCCTGCCGGAAGAGACCGTCGCCATGTATCGCGCCGCGCATCATGGCGCCGGCGAAGAAGCCGTCGAGCTCTATCGCTGGCTGCTGCCGCTGCTGCGCATGGATACCGTGCCCAAATTCGTGCAGCTCATCAAGCTCATCCAGCAGGAAGCGGGCCTGGGCAGCGAACGCGTGCGGCCCCCGCGCCTGGAGCTGGCCGGCGCTGAGCGTGATGCCGCGCTGAAAACCATCCGCGCCGTGCTCGCCGAGCGGCCCGCGGCGATGGCGGGCAAAGCTTAA
- a CDS encoding FAD-dependent oxidoreductase yields the protein MVITVDGQPVEVQRGVSVAAAVSAAKGYTRRSVCGEARGPLCGMGICFECRVTIDGHAQQRSCQIPAAAGMQIATEVVIERPAASVGHGRRAADVVVVGAGPAGLAAATAVVRGGQRAILIDDNPAVGGQIWRAGGVPVAPSIELHCQTRVVDQPAPGVLRAENPDGIIDFSYRKLVLATGARERFLPFPGWTLPRVLGAGGLQAMVKAGLPIAGKRVVVAGTGPLLPLVAAYLRQHGAKIIAIAEQQQAPLLMKFLSALPPKKILELMKMAPALAGVPVWSSTWPAEAYAGGVTLNRWGKLKKIACDYVACGFHLIPNTELARMLGCAMQNGCVVVNERQETNVADVYCAGEPTGVGGVELAEAEGAIAGTAAAGQGPSKKLLKQRERYRRFADRLDEVCALRPELRDLPRADTVVCRCEDVTYGQLTAQPDTRAAKLLTRCGMGPCQARVCGPACEFLLGWSAPAVRPPVFPARVAAFSASASRE from the coding sequence ATGGTCATCACGGTTGACGGCCAGCCGGTCGAGGTGCAGCGGGGCGTGAGCGTGGCCGCGGCGGTGTCGGCGGCCAAAGGGTACACGCGACGTTCGGTTTGTGGGGAAGCGCGCGGGCCGCTGTGCGGCATGGGGATTTGCTTCGAGTGCCGGGTGACGATCGATGGGCACGCGCAGCAGCGGAGCTGCCAGATTCCCGCGGCGGCGGGGATGCAGATTGCGACTGAGGTTGTAATCGAGCGGCCGGCGGCGAGCGTGGGACACGGGCGGCGCGCGGCGGATGTGGTGGTGGTGGGCGCGGGGCCGGCGGGATTGGCGGCGGCGACGGCGGTGGTGCGTGGCGGGCAGCGGGCGATTCTGATTGACGACAATCCCGCGGTGGGCGGGCAGATTTGGCGCGCGGGGGGCGTGCCGGTGGCGCCGAGCATTGAGCTGCACTGCCAGACGCGGGTGGTCGATCAGCCGGCGCCGGGCGTGCTGCGGGCGGAAAACCCGGATGGCATTATAGATTTCAGTTACCGCAAGCTCGTGCTCGCCACGGGTGCGCGCGAGCGGTTTCTGCCGTTTCCGGGCTGGACGTTGCCGCGTGTGCTGGGCGCGGGCGGTCTGCAAGCGATGGTGAAAGCGGGCCTGCCGATTGCGGGCAAGCGCGTCGTGGTCGCCGGCACCGGTCCGCTGCTGCCGCTGGTGGCGGCATACTTGCGGCAGCACGGCGCCAAAATCATTGCTATCGCCGAGCAGCAGCAGGCGCCTCTCCTGATGAAATTTCTTTCGGCGCTGCCGCCGAAAAAGATCCTCGAGCTGATGAAAATGGCGCCGGCGCTGGCGGGCGTGCCGGTGTGGAGCTCGACCTGGCCGGCAGAGGCGTACGCCGGCGGCGTTACGCTGAACCGCTGGGGCAAGCTGAAGAAGATCGCCTGTGACTACGTGGCGTGCGGGTTTCATCTCATTCCGAACACGGAACTGGCGCGGATGCTGGGTTGCGCGATGCAGAACGGCTGCGTGGTGGTGAACGAGCGGCAGGAGACCAACGTCGCCGATGTGTACTGCGCCGGCGAGCCGACGGGCGTGGGTGGCGTGGAGCTGGCCGAAGCCGAAGGCGCGATCGCGGGCACCGCGGCGGCGGGACAGGGGCCAAGTAAAAAGTTGCTGAAGCAGAGGGAGCGCTATCGGCGCTTTGCCGACCGGCTGGACGAAGTCTGCGCGCTGCGGCCGGAGCTGCGCGATCTTCCGCGGGCCGATACCGTTGTCTGCCGCTGCGAAGACGTGACCTATGGGCAGCTCACCGCGCAGCCGGATACGCGCGCGGCGAAGTTGCTGACGCGCTGCGGCATGGGTCCGTGCCAGGCGCGGGTGTGCGGGCCGGCGTGCGAGTTTTTGCTGGGGTGGTCAGCGCCCGCGGTGCGGCCGCCGGTGTTTCCGGCGCGGGTGGCGGCGTTCAGTGCGAGCGCGAGCCGGGAGTAG
- a CDS encoding FAD-binding oxidoreductase yields MAKGVVIVVGAGIVGAACADACARAGYEVTVCEAAGIGGGATAAGMGHLVVMDDSEAQFALTDRSQRLWRTLAPKLPAAAEFASSGTIWVAADAEEMTAVEQKHAYYGERGIETTILDAAALAREEPNLRGGLAGGLLVASDCVVYPPVAAEFLLERSGATIKMGEPVVALGQGEVRFRSGAALQADVIVNAAGMAAGRLTPGLPIRARKGHLLITDRYPGWVRHQLVELGYLKSAHSQDGDSVAFNAQPRPTGQVLIGSSRQFGVTDAAVDRAMLARMLRRAEQYMPALAGLSAIRTWTGVRAATPDGLPLIGPAREDATVLVASGHEGLGITTALVTGELIAAILTGGASAIPPEPYLPTRFQETEAYGHHG; encoded by the coding sequence ATGGCCAAAGGGGTAGTGATCGTAGTCGGGGCAGGCATTGTGGGAGCGGCCTGTGCCGATGCCTGCGCCCGCGCCGGTTACGAAGTGACGGTCTGCGAAGCGGCGGGCATTGGCGGTGGGGCAACGGCGGCGGGGATGGGGCATCTGGTGGTGATGGATGACTCGGAGGCGCAGTTTGCGCTGACGGACCGCTCGCAACGGCTGTGGCGGACGCTGGCGCCGAAGCTGCCGGCAGCGGCCGAATTTGCGTCGAGCGGAACCATCTGGGTGGCGGCGGACGCGGAGGAGATGACCGCGGTTGAACAGAAGCATGCCTACTATGGCGAGCGCGGCATTGAGACAACGATTCTGGATGCGGCGGCGCTGGCCCGTGAAGAACCGAACCTGCGGGGCGGTCTCGCCGGGGGCTTGCTGGTTGCCAGCGACTGCGTCGTATATCCGCCGGTGGCGGCGGAGTTTCTGCTCGAACGTTCGGGCGCGACGATCAAAATGGGCGAGCCAGTGGTGGCGCTGGGCCAGGGTGAAGTGCGCTTTCGCAGCGGGGCGGCGCTGCAGGCCGACGTTATCGTGAATGCCGCGGGGATGGCGGCGGGCCGGCTGACGCCGGGGCTGCCGATCCGCGCGCGCAAAGGACATTTGCTGATTACCGACCGCTATCCCGGCTGGGTGCGGCATCAATTGGTGGAGCTGGGCTACCTCAAGAGCGCGCATTCGCAGGATGGCGACTCAGTAGCGTTCAACGCGCAGCCGCGGCCGACGGGGCAGGTTCTGATTGGGTCGTCGCGGCAATTTGGGGTAACCGATGCGGCCGTGGACCGGGCGATGCTGGCACGGATGCTGCGGCGCGCGGAGCAATACATGCCGGCACTGGCGGGGCTGAGTGCGATCCGCACCTGGACGGGCGTGCGCGCGGCGACGCCCGATGGCCTGCCGCTCATCGGGCCTGCACGCGAGGATGCCACGGTGCTGGTCGCCTCAGGCCACGAGGGCTTGGGCATCACCACGGCGCTGGTGACGGGCGAGCTGATCGCGGCCATTCTCACCGGCGGGGCGTCGGCGATTCCGCCCGAGCCGTATTTGCCCACGCGCTTTCAGGAGACAGAAGCTTATGGTCATCACGGTTGA
- a CDS encoding hydroxyproline-2-epimerase codes for MPTISILDSHTEGEPTRLVLAGGPDLGSGSLAERLARFRGDYDAFRSTVVNEPRGSDVIVGALLCEPQDPGCAAGVIFFNNVGYLGMCGHGTIGLIASLAYLGRIKPGQHRVETPVGEVQTTLHASGEVTVANVASYRHRAGVRIEVPGYGTVTGDVAWGGNWFFLVTEHTHKFALELTNVDELTAYTWAIRQALPGAGVTGKDGAEIDHIELYGTSARGANSKNFVLCPGRAYDRSPCGTGTSAKMACLYADGKLAPGQTWRQAGILDTEFRGSIEIRHGVLYPSITGRAWVTARAELLREPGDPFGDGIRS; via the coding sequence GTGCCCACAATCTCCATTCTTGATTCCCATACGGAAGGTGAACCCACACGCCTGGTGCTGGCCGGAGGCCCGGACTTGGGCTCGGGCTCGTTGGCCGAGCGATTGGCACGCTTCCGCGGCGATTATGACGCTTTTCGTTCCACGGTGGTGAATGAACCGCGCGGCTCGGACGTGATCGTGGGCGCGTTGTTATGTGAGCCGCAAGACCCGGGATGCGCAGCGGGCGTAATCTTTTTTAATAATGTCGGCTATTTGGGCATGTGTGGGCATGGAACCATCGGGCTGATCGCGTCGCTGGCCTACCTGGGGCGGATCAAGCCGGGGCAGCACCGGGTGGAAACGCCGGTGGGCGAGGTGCAGACGACGCTGCACGCCAGCGGCGAGGTGACGGTGGCGAATGTGGCGAGCTACCGGCACCGTGCGGGGGTACGGATTGAGGTGCCGGGGTATGGAACGGTGACCGGCGATGTCGCCTGGGGCGGGAATTGGTTCTTTCTGGTGACCGAACACACGCACAAGTTTGCGCTGGAGCTGACGAATGTGGACGAGCTGACGGCCTATACCTGGGCAATCCGGCAGGCGCTACCTGGGGCGGGAGTGACGGGCAAGGACGGCGCGGAGATTGATCACATCGAGTTGTACGGAACGTCGGCGCGGGGGGCGAACAGCAAAAATTTCGTCCTTTGTCCGGGCCGCGCCTATGACCGGTCTCCCTGCGGGACCGGAACCAGCGCCAAAATGGCGTGTCTGTATGCCGATGGCAAGCTGGCGCCGGGCCAAACGTGGCGGCAGGCGGGCATTTTGGACACGGAATTCCGGGGTTCGATTGAAATCCGTCACGGCGTGCTCTATCCTTCAATTACGGGCCGCGCCTGGGTGACCGCACGGGCAGAGCTGCTGCGCGAGCCTGGGGATCCATTCGGCGACGGCATTCGAAGTTAA